A region of the Perognathus longimembris pacificus isolate PPM17 chromosome 7, ASM2315922v1, whole genome shotgun sequence genome:
CCTGGGGGGGGACTAGTCAGTGAATATTCGTCCAGGTTGACAACTTAGGCCAGGCTGACATTTCTGCAACCTCATAGTTAGTCAGAAGGATCCAGAGCCTGGGATGTATTTCTTTAGTCCTCCTCCCACATGTTTGGAGGAAGGACAGCCCAGAATAGGGTATCAGACCTGAGAATGTGAGGTAGATATTCCTGCAGGTAAACAGCCTGGTTTAAGAGAATAAGGGCCACACAAGTGACAAGGGGATTCCTGTAAGAAGAGGCAGCCTAGAGCAAGGAGTCAGAACCATGGAGGAAGTGGAGGGCTTCTGCAAGGGGGAAAGgaattacaaatataaaataggaGAAACTTAGATCAAGTCCTGTGATATTATACTGGACTAGGATGTACTGGCATCAATTCATGTCATTGTGCCATATAGACCagaccatatatatgtacacgtatatgtatgtatgtatgtatgtatgtatgtatgtatgtacacacacaaatgtgaTGTGTGTATAAGCACACATTATGATACTTACATGTTCCTTAACACTATCCACTGAAAAGGCCCAGGAGCATCAAGACTCCTAAAGCAATGGGTAAGTCTGGcttccaaattttattttacatgaggaaaaaaaatcagagtttcTTACAGGTATATTTCAGAAATCAAGAAAGTAATCAAAGACAATTGTAATATTTCTAAGGCGGAGCTGCCATAAATAAATGACATTGAAAATTTGACAAGGAATGGGAGATTTAGATAATTTCAAATTGCCATTCCATAAAACTAAGACTAAAATGATAATTATTAACTGCAAAGGGGAGAAAGAGCAATATGAGAGACAAACCCACAGACATCACCTTAATAAAGTAAGATGAGCACTGGGAACACTTGTTCTGCTTTATAGTAACTGACTTCAGAATTGCAAATAAAATCAATTAAGATCTTTACATTGTAATTGTGTCCTTTGACAGGTTGCCAGTCATGGTATGGTGACTAAAGCCTATAATCCTTAAATGTGGAAGGCAAAGGAATGAGTTGAAGACTAAGCTCAGCTTGGgctatattgtttttaaaaacaaagtgattagggctgggaatatggtttagcggtagagtacttgcctaccatgcatgaagccctggcttcaattcctcagcaccatataaacagaaaaagcagaagtggcgctgtgcctcaaagtggtcgagtgctggccttgagcaaaaagaagccaggacagtgctcaagccctgaattcaagctgcaggactggccaaaaaaaaaaaaaaaacggtgatTAAAATGGCTTAGGAGGAGAGGGATAACTATAGAGAAAAGCctgatgaaaatgaaaacttgGTGTAAATTTTTTAGGCTAAATATTCTGTTCCCCATTGCTGCTCAAAACTTAATGACATAAATCAACAGCCATTTTTTATTATAGCTCCCTCTTACTTTTAGGGGATGAATGTCAAGATTCTCAGGAAATGCCTGGAATCTTGGAAGCtaccaaattgtgtgtgtgtgtgtgtgtgtgtgtgtgtgtgtgtgtgtatacacacacatatacacatacatacaatgcaTATATGATATGTATCATATATGATTTCATAATCATCATATTATTAGATTATATATTGTAATTATATGGTGTGTTTATTTCTGCATACACACCTGATAAAGTTTAATTAATAATTTAGGCATAGTTTACTATATAATTTACCAATATAGGAAATAATGAAATAGTACAATTGCAACAATATGCTCTATAAAAGTTACATAAAACATAAATTATTTGTTTCTGGGATTTTCCACCAAAAATTTATGGTCATTATTGACtgtgtataaaataaataaaatgaatatcagCAATAGAATAATTGAAATCCTATGCCAACTAATAGGATGAGGTGAGAACACATCACCTCTGTGATATTTTTGCCCCAAATCCAGCCATAAGGAAGCAGCAGACAAACCTGACTTGATTAATGCTTTGTAAGGTATTTGGTCTATCATCTCTAAAAGTTTCAAGGTTATAAGAGGCAAGAAAAGACTAAAAAATACTCCTCCAGAATGAAAACTAAAAGAATATTGCAACAAGGTGAAAAATGAGATTCTGCACTGCAACTTGTTCTGattacatttctctctctttttttttttttggctataaaCATGTGATTAGAAGAATTGGAGAAACTTGAATGGAATCTTCTAAGTAGAGGATGTTGTAATGTGGTTATGAAGGAGACTGTCTTTATAGGAAATAAACACTGCAGAATCCCAGACAAGCAACTTACACTCATACTCAGGTGCTGATAAGGAGAGTCTCACATGTTCTTCCAACACATTTACTTCACTTTTTCTATTCAGTgctagaaattgaacccagaaccttccACATGTTAAGCAAGTAATCTCTCACAGATCCCCGGCCTGAGaaatgtttttggttttcttttttttttaataattcttaaaATGCATAAAGTAGTGTGGTACATGCCTAAAACTGTAGATGCTGAAGAATTGGATACTTCTCTCAAAATCTGAATTATTCTCCTTGTAGTGGGCATCACACGTGTGTCTGCTAAACCTTTGCTTCTTCCTCTCAGAACTGCCTCCTACACAATGATGGCTTCCCATACTTTTATACTATGTACTCCTGGCCTCCCAGGGAACAAAGGTAGATTTCACACTTAAGCTGAGCCAACAGAAGTCTATCCTCCAGCAATTTATAATCACAAATCATATTCTAATTAATTTATATTACCTACTTCATGTAAATTCAAGTACCATATATAATATCTGGGCGTTGTTGTGTTCTGCAGTGAGAATAGGTATTAAAATCTGGTCTCGAGAAATAAAGTGGCTACCCAGAGAGAATAGTTAAGAAAGGCCGAAGGGAGACTGAGAGAGAGGACAGCCTAGTTTTCTTACAGCATTTCAATCCTAGCACCTCATGAAACCTCAGCTCCCTTAGCACATTCCAGCAACCTAATCCATTCCCTCTGTCTGCATAAGCTTGGCAGATGGAGTGGATTTCTGTCACTTGTAGGCCAAAGTAGGCCATCTCCTCCCCCACTTGGTGCTAAATTTCACCACAAGCCTGTTCCTTTACAAAAGGTgcctttatgcctctatcaaagcAGGATTCTTTTAGCCATTGGTAAGATGCAACAACACAGCACTTCTTAGGCATACCGAGGAGTCTTAATTCATTTCCACTCACCAAGGCTGGCCTCTGCCAACAACAGGTAAGCAGGCACAAGCTCTACTGAACTCAGGCCATACACATTCCTGCGGAAGCGAAGGGAATGCAATGCAGCGGGTACAGCATCCTCATATTTGCCTTCAAAAAGATATTTCTGGGCCACAGTGTAGCAGAATTCAATCAAGTGCTTctgtggaagaaagaaataatcacCTGAGACAGTCtaaaggtaaaaggcaaaagtAGACTTAAGTAcaactggagataagggcagCATTGAATGGTCTGGTGGAAGGCACATAGTGAGCTGAGCTCATCTACTAAGGTGGCATGAGATCCAATTGGATCAAATTCGGAACCATGAGCTCCTCAAGGTTCAGGAACATGTGCTTTTTCATCTGAGTTCAGTGCTTGGCAGGTATAAAGTTCTCAGATGAATAAATATGCATTATTCTCCTAGCTATAAGAAAACTTTAACAAAGCTAAAGATGTCTCAGGATGAgctaattttttttctgcctttctggTTAAAAGAGAAAAGCATCTACTATTTCTTTCTGTGATTATTCTGTTTAACTAATAATATcagaaacaactttttttttctttttctttttcttttttttgccgtcctggggattgggactcagggcctgagcactgtccctggtgtcttttagctcaaggctagcactctaccatttgagccattgcgccacttctgaccttttctgtttatgtggtgctgaggaatcaaacctagggcttcatcatgctaggcaagcactctactgctaagccacattcccagccccagaaacaacTTTTTTAACTGTACATTTTTATCAGACTACTACAAAGATGCTATACACTAAAGTTGATCAATTTGGAGATTTATGGCCTATCAAGGCCTAATATTGAAAAAATGTAGTAAATgatataaattaattaaatttgctaatttttttggtaccagtactggggcttgaactcggggcctgggcttgctctcagggcctgggctctaaccctgagcttttctgtttaaggcagagccctaccacttgagccacagctctacttctggctttttggtagttaactggaaatagtctcacagactttcctgcccagggtggcttcaaaccacaatcctcaggtctcagtcccctgagtaagtaggattacagatatgagtcactggcactgggttattttaaattttcttttatcttttgttttgttttgttttgttttgagatagggtctttgtagctcaggctggcttggaactttttTGCTCCCTGCCTCAAactcccaagtgctggtattatATCTGTGTACTTCTGTACCTAGTTCTAATCTCTGTCATTTATTCACTAttttatttgggggggagggggatggaagcAATACTAGAATTTGAATTTACGACCTTGCATTTGCAAGCAAAAACTCTATCACGCAAGCcataccctttgtcctttgttgctttagttatttttcaagtagattCTTGAAATTTTTTAGCTGGGTCATGACCCTCCTATTTacctttcctgagtagctaataggCCTATACCAATGTACCTGGATTTTGGTTGAGATGATgtcttacatttttctttcctaggctggcctgtAACTATAATCCCCGCTAATActtccttcctgagtagctaagagaacaggcctgagccatcatgACCTagggttttttgtctttttttgtttgtcagtcatggagctagaactcagggcctgggtgctctccctgagctcttttgctcaaggctagcactctaccactttgagccatagctccactttcagcttttttagtgtttatttggagataagaatttcacagactttcctgtccagacagcttcaaaccatgatcctcagatctcagtctcctgagtagctaggatgacagcttgagccaccagtgaccagctgaCCTAATTTAtcacagtgcctggcatatggGGATGCTATAGGCTAAACTGCGTCTCACACAAAAGTCAAGTGCTAAACCCCTATCCTCTAGTCTTCTGGTAGTACTTGGAGGTAGAGCCTTTACAGAGATGAGTAAGTTAAAATGAGTCCACTCAGTTGACTTTAACTTACTCTGACTGGTGTCTTCTTAAGAGGAGGAAATTGGACACAGTGACACAGAATACCATCTAAAGACACAGCAGGAAAGTAGTAGGCAAGGACAGAGGCCTCAGAAGAAATCAAACTGCTCAACACCTTGACCTTGGAGtcttcagcctccagaactgttaGATTGATTTCTGTTCTTAGGGTCACCCAGTCTATGGCATCTTGTTATGGTCACTGTAGCAAGGTAATATAGTGAATATCCAGGAAATTTGTGGCTAACCACTGACTGGTTGGGACTGAGGACATAAAATCAAAGCTTCTGTCTATACCGTGATTATAATTTAGTGATAGAAGCAGTTCCAAGAATGTGTGGGGCAACTTCATTGCACCCATGAGCTCACCCTGGAACAGTCCTACAGGACCCACCTGTCGTTGCTGTAGCTGCTGCAGGCCATGCTGCCTCTCTTCCTCTGAATTAAAGAAGGGCATGGAAGTGCGCAGTGGAATCAGAAGCTGACATATCTTCTCATGGATGCTGACCCAGTCAGCTCTTTGATGCATTGGActactgacaataaaaacatgGATTTCATTATCTTTCTCTTTGGCTTTCCTAGCTCTGGACACTTAAAAGGGAGACCctagctgggtgctgtggctcatgcctgtaatcccaacaactcaggaggccgaggtctgagaatcatggtttgaagccagcccaggcagaaaagtccctttgagcctcttatcaccaattaaccaccagaaaactagaagtggtgctgtgggtaaaagtggtagagcgctgccttgagcaaaagagctcagaaacatcacctaggccctgagttcaagccccacaaccgacaaaaaattaaaaaggaagagagggagggagggagggagggagggagggagggagggagggagggaaaaaagagacaATTTTACATTGCCCTAAGATCATTTTCAAGATATCTAAATATTGAAGTTGATGAATTTTAGGGCTATTTTATTCCCTTGGGAAAGGGAAGGCTTTTACATTTGATGGGAGTTTAGGAAAGACTTTACAAACATGTTTTCCTATAACCAATGCCAAGGTAATCACTTGTGAGGGCGCTCACGTAGAATACACTGAGAAAGCACCATTCCCAGTGGTTGTAGCAGGTGATCTTGCATGAGAGTATCTGATgattggaaaataaaacaaaatctgttATCATTTAATAAGTAAGGTGGCATTTGTGGAGAGATTAAAGGTTACTCTAGCCAGTGTTCCCAAGTGAGTGTTCAGTGCTCCTGAAAGAAGCCTAGATAATTTGTCTTACTGCATTCTTACTATACATGCAAACCTAAGTACTTCAAAACATTCATTAGACAGTGTACCTAGAGGACATTTGGGTCACTGCAGAAAACTTCAATTGGACAGCATTCTACTGGAATGTCCCAAATAATTACATCTATGAATGTCCCCTAATCTACTACTGAAGAATGTTGTGGACACacttgaaaagaatgtgtattagcTGGCAtggatggcttatgcctgtaatcctagttactctggaggctgagatccaaggatcatggttggaagccagcccaggcaggaaagtccatgagacttttgtctccaattaagttccaaaaaggcagaattggagctgtggctcaagtgtcagaatattagccttgagcaaaaatgctcagggacagcacccaggctctgagttctagcctaGGACAAGCAggtgcacgcatgtgcatgcatacacacaccacataaaagaatgtgtattatgCTTTTATTGTTCTAATGATGTCTGTTATATACAGCTGGATCATGGTGTTATTCATTTACTAGCCAGGATTTAGCAATAACTAAGTTCCAAGGGCATTTATTAAGTAGGAACTTACTGAGTAATTGTGTGAACAATGGAAATGGTAATGTATTGAACtgcctgaatatttttttttttttgccagtcctggggcttgaactcagggcctgagcactgtctctggcttctttttgctcaaggctagtactctgccacttgagccacagcgccactccggctttttctgtttatgtggtgctgaggaatcgaacccagggcttcatgccttcaagatgagcactctaccgctaggccatattcccagccccctcccccctcctgtggTTTTCTTTAAACACTTTTTTGTGTGAAAATTCTCACATAGTCAATCTTAAAGCATTTAAATAGATGTGAGAGTAGGTGCAAATTTGTTGCCAAAAAAATTCCGTTTCTTGAAAACAAATGCACACTTTTCATTCTTAAATACGTGTTACTGTGTGTCCACAGTGGATCTCAACATCTCTCAGTGCGtgcagtggtgctgaggaatcgaacccagggcttcatgtattcgagacgagcactttaccactaggccatattcccagcccctgcctgaacttttgtttttgttttttttttttttttttggccagtcctgggccttggacccagggcctgagcactgtccctggcttcttcccgctcaaggctagcactccgccacttgagccacagcgccgcttctggccgttttctgtatatgtggtgctggggaatcgaacctagggcctcgtgtatccgaggcaggcactcttgccactaggctatatccccagccccctgcctgaACTTTTGTTCCACTGAGAACATCTGACATATTTCACCTTCCTAAACACAGGAAACGTTATGCGTTTGTAGCCAACCTTTCCATTCAGCGCTCTCAGTGTGAACACCCAACATGGGAGTGGGGGTAATGGTGAATAAAGGAGTTTGTAAGTACTAGTAAGTTTCAATCAGGGCTCAGAATTGTGAGTCAAACATGTTCTATTCAGGAATTAATGTGCTTTGTTCAACTGAATTTTAATGTCTTTAGGTGGGGCATTTATTCTACTATTTATCATAGGTACCATTGCTCCTTATTCTtggatgttttccttctttttcctcttggcCAGTGAAAGCATTTAAATGTGTCCCCTATGTTAAATTAAGGGGAAAATTATTACAAGATATTGTTATCTATATGCTATGATTTACACATGGAGTACTGAGCCCTCTTTTATCCTTCACTAAGATTTTAGTGTATACTTCACAAATTATCTTTTCTGCAAAACCTTCCATTCCTTCAGAACATATTCATAATCAAATGTGAAAAATGTGTATAAGTttacaaacagaaaataagataaatgtatttaggaataaaaaatagAAGAACTTTCTCTAAAATGTCAGGTTATTAATCTCTTGGTGGTAGAATTatagattttctcttttttattttttacatttccaAGTTTTCTGCTGAGAGCTGAAATGTCTTCATAATTAGAAAAGAATGGTAAGAATTCAAATttagtatctttatttttattttaatttccagtattgggcttgaactcaggacctgaacattgtctcttagcttttagctcaaggctggtgctctactacttgagccacagctatagttctggctttttggtggttaattggaaacaagagtgtcatggacttccctgcccaggttggtttcaaactgtaatcctcagtctcctgaggagcctcctgagtagctaagattacaggaatcaGCCACTAATGGCTAGCACCTATCTGTTTTGTTCCTTAAATTTGAGATCATGGAAAAGAATATTTACTGTATGTCAGTTTAGTCCTGGGCACAGTTTTACCAATTATCAAAAGTCACAGGATAATTATCTGTTTTGTGTTTATCAAACACTGGGACATAAGAGCATAGAAATCTGGAGAAGAGAAAATGTTTAAGGgaattaaaaagcaaatgaaaagggCTAGGAACAGAGCTCAAGAGGTGGAATGCTTGTCTAGTATGAGTGAGGTCCAAGGTTCAATGCTCAGAACTGGGAAAGAACAGCAAgttaaagaagagaaaggaaaaagatgggGAGCAATGGCATAGGAAataatcatttattcatttattcatcaaatATTAGTGAGAAAACTATTTTAAGACTCTGCTGGAGGCCATAAGGATATACAGATCAAAAGATAGCACACATACCAGCTCTGTACACATTGGAAATTAATGGAGCACAATAAAATTATGCTTGCTTACAACTGAAATGAAGACTAGAGTCATCGGAGAGGTTTGGAGTGACTGCAAAGTGACTTAGAAGGAAGGAGCTCTTCTTAGAAGGAAGAAGCTCTGGCTACAGCGATAACGAAGACAAGGGTGTTTGCAGAGTAAGGAGATGCTCACTCCAGAGAAAGATGTTGAATCTCTCCTGAGTGCCAGACTTGTTACTTGGAGCTGCTTATTGGCCATCTCTTCTAAGCTAACATGAAGGCTCCTAAAATTCTGTGTCTGCAGCCAAGTCTGTCACATTCTACCTCTTAACCTTGATCTTTATCCAAGTTCATAGGCTTACTGTCCACTTATTCAACAAATGTTCAATCAGTATCTCATATGGGTGGATGATACTAGGTCCAGGAAATATCATAAACATTGGATAggtaaattatacatatatgtgtatttttttaatatactagGATGGGTTTAGAACTGTCTGAGAAATGAAGTGGGTATAGTGGCATATGCCTATGGACATTGGAGTATGATCATTCAATGCTAGcccaagccaaaaaagaaaaaaaaactgtgatactctatctaaaaattaaaataaaaaaaatttaatgctgctgggagctggtcactcacacctgtaatcctagctactcaggaagctgagatctgaggatcatggttcaaagtcagcgcaggcggggctggggatatagcctagtggcaagagtgcctgcctcggatacacgaggccctaggttcgattccccagcaccacatatacagaaaacggccagaagcggcgctgtggctcaagaggcagagtgctagccttgagcgggaagaagccagggacagtgctcaggccctgagtccaaggcccaggactggccaaaaaaaaaaacaacaacaacaaagtcagcgcaggcaggaaagtccatgatactcttatctccaattaaccaccagaaaaccaaaattggtgcagtggctcaagtgataaagggcTAGCcgtgagatgaagagctcagggacagtgcccaggcccagagctcatgcCCCAGGAtcaaaccccccccccaaaaaaaaacaagctgggtatggtagtttacacctgtaatccaagctatgcaGGAGGACCTCGTACataagaggattgtggtccaaggctAGTTCTAGGCAAAagagactctatctaaaaaataaacgaAAGCAAACGGGGGCAGGGAGTGTGAGTAAAGTCATATAATACTGCCTaataagtgcaaagccctgagttaaaacccaagtaccaccataaaataaaaaaggaaaagaaaaaaatcacatttaaaccaaaaaaggaaaagaaagggaagtttGTGGTAGGAGTTCTTAGCAAAGGGAACTGGCTTGtcaaaaaaaatctgagagagaAATTACAAGTTCAAGGACAACATGGGTCAAATGTGGTGGCAAATGAAGGTAGAGAGGGAACAGGACTTAATAGTTCCTATCAGTCTCTCTCTGGCCCTCACTTCCAAGATGacgaaaaaaagaaggaacaacGGCCGAGCCAAAAAGGGCTGTGGCCATGTGCAGCCTATTCGCTGTACAAACTGCGCCCCTTGCGTGCCCAAGGACAAGGCCATTAAGAAGTTTGTCATTTGGAACATTTGCGGCCGTCAGGGACATTTCCGAAGTGAGTGTCTTCAACATAAAGCTTCATTACTGCGTGAGCTGTGCCATTCACATCAAGGTAGTCAGGAATCGATCTCGTGAAGCCCGGAAAGACCAAACACCCCTAACCCAGATTTAGATCTGCTGGTGCTGCTCCACAACCTCCACTAAAGCCCATGTAAGGAGCTGGATACTTACAGAGTGAAGAAAAGCTGTCTTCTGGGGGAAAATAAATaccaaaggaaattatttttaaaaaatagttcctaTCAATTTTGATTGTATTCCAAATGCAATGGAGCCACCAAAGAGAAAGCAGCAATGAAAACAGATGCTTTCCTTGTCCTGGTGTGGCATATAGCCTGGTGAGGAGTTATAGTATCTCACAATACAGGCCATATTGAGAGGGGTGAGAGCTAAGGAGGGACAGCAGGACCATTCTCCAACTGCAAACATTTTGAATAAGTTATGGAACGCCATTATCTACCTTCCACATAGCTGCCATCACTTTCCTTAATACAAACAATAGCATGTCAGCTCAGAAGCATCCACAGCTTGCCAGGAGATGATTACAAACCACTTTGATCTCATGTCCATGTCACATGTACCCCTATCTTATTGGTTTAAACTCTTCCTACGAACAACTACAATTGATTTCCAAACTTTTCCTTAACTCtacgtatcttttttttttttttttttgccagtcgtggggcttggactgtccctggcttctttttgctcagccacttgagccacagcaccacttctggccattttctatacatgtggtgctgaggaatcgaacccagggcttcacgtatgcgaggcaagcactctaccactaggccatcacAGAAGCTGTCAACCGATCGTTTTAAATCACATTTCCCTTACTTGCCTTACATTTCTCTCTGAAGTGATGTGCGTGTGTATACTTCATCTATCTCCCTTGTTAGGTCTCCGGAAGAACCATTTACAGAACTGGCCTTACATTTCTCTCTGAAGtgaagtgtgcgtgtgtgtgtgtgtgtgtgtgtgtgtgtgtgtgtttacttcaTCTATCTCCCTTGTTAGGTCTCAGGAAGAACCATTTACAGAACTGGCCCATTAACTTCAGCATCTAGAACGGTGCGGAACACGCAGCACGACCTCAAATCACGCCTGATGACACATCAGTTCCGCGCCACAGGCGTGTTAAGAGGGACCGGTCTCGTAGATGCCCTGAGGAACCCTAGCAGGGCCGAGGTGGCCGCCACCATGACAGGCCCACAAGCCTACCcgaggtggggtgggaggagggagcgaTGGCGGTGAGGCGCCGGGGGCCATGTCCCAGGGCCTACCAGTAGTAAGTGACTGTACAGGCCGTGCACACCCGCTCGGCCGGAGCCTCGCACACCTCACAGCAGAGCCGCCGCCCCTTGGGCACCGCCAGAGGGTAGATGATGTCCATGCCGCAGCCCGGAGTCAGTCTCCAGGACGGTTGCCCGGCGAGGACGCGCCGGACGCCGGCGTCACGTGACCGCCGCCGGCCAAGGGCAAgggagggacggggaggggagggggggggagaacgCCCAACTGACACCCGTAGTCTATTTTTGAGGGCGGTGAGAAAAGGCACCAGATGAACTCGTCCCAAAAGGTTAAGTGGCCTGAGAATTTAACCTCCAATGGAATCCAAGTTCAGGGAAGTCTGTATGGTGGCCGGAGAGGGCCAAACAAAGccagtcctccctcctcccctcctcccttccatccccccaccccgctAGAAAATTACTAAAAGGAATGCGCCTCTCCTGGGTGTTTTACCCTCCCTCTCCTCCGCATCCCGGTAGAGAATAAGAATTCCCCGCAGCACAGTATCACTTCCCCTAGGACTTGAGGCTGAACAGCCCCGCGCTTCCAGACTTGGGAGAGCTCAGGACACAAAGGGGCGAACATTGGCTACTGCGGCTGCGCGCGGCCAGGGAGCGGGAGGGGCGTGGCCCCAGCAGTGGGAGGGGCGTGGCCCCAGCAGCCTGGTGGCGCACCGGCGCAGACGGCCCGGCACTCATGGCGGAAGTGGACCTAGTGGCCGAGTTCCCCCGGCCCGCGGGTGCTGCGCGCTGGGCCGAAGTTATGGCTCGCTTCGCGGCCAGGCTGGGCGCACAGGGCCGGCGGGTGGTGCTGGTCACGTCAGGTGGCACCAAGGTTCCTCTGGAAGCGCGGCCGGTGCGCTTTCTGGACAACTTCAGcagcgggcggcgcggggccacGTCGGCCGAGGCCTTCCTGGCGGCGGGCTATGGGGTCCTGTTCTTGTACCGCGCCCGCTCAGCCTTTCCCTATGCACATCGCTTCCCGCCCCAGACCTGGCTGGCGGCCCTGCGGCCCGCTGGCCCAGCTCAGGCGGGCCTACTGACCCTAGAAGCCGAGGAGAAGGCGCTCCCGGGCTTCGCTGCGGCTTTGCAGAGCTACCAGGAGGCAGCGACTGCCGGCACCTTCCTGGCGGTAGAGTTCACCACTTTGGCGGACTATCTGCATCTGCTGCAAGCTGCGGCCCAGGCGCTCAATCCACTAGGTGCGTGCCCTGGGATAATCCGTTGATTTCCTGGAGGCAAAGCCACTTTCCCCCTTGTCTCTTGTCACCTAGGGATCTCACAGCCAGGGAACACTGGTTGGAAAGGAACTGATCCCATGCTCCTCCTGGATTCGTTATAC
Encoded here:
- the Ppcs gene encoding phosphopantothenate--cysteine ligase isoform X1; this translates as MAEVDLVAEFPRPAGAARWAEVMARFAARLGAQGRRVVLVTSGGTKVPLEARPVRFLDNFSSGRRGATSAEAFLAAGYGVLFLYRARSAFPYAHRFPPQTWLAALRPAGPAQAGLLTLEAEEKALPGFAAALQSYQEAATAGTFLAVEFTTLADYLHLLQAAAQALNPLGPSAMFYLAAAVSDFYVPVSEMPEHKIQSSGGPLQITMKMVPKMLSPLVKDWAPKAFIISFKLETDPSIVINRARNALEVYQHQVVVANILESIHSSVVIVTKDSETKLLLTEEEVAKGIAIEEKIIDNLQSRHTAFICDRN